The genomic DNA CTTATAGAACCATCATCCCATTTCAACTCCAACTTATTAATCCCTTTTAATAATAAGTTTGCCTCTCGTGCATGCATTGAGCTTTGCACTTTGTTCAACCCCTCGATGGAAATTTCTCCATGGAGATTCCTTAATCCCTTAAGCTCGGTTATGCAAATTCACCATCACCTCCAATGATAATCTTGGTGAGAGTTTTGAAGGTTTCTTAACTCACCAATCCCCAAGGGTAGCTTCTCTAAAAGTGGAGTATCCCTGATGTCAAAATGCCTCAACTTTTTGAGCTTTAGGAAGCTTTTAGGCAATGTACTCAACCTCTTACAACCAAAAACGATCAATGTTTGTAAATTGTAAAGATTACCAACATTCTCTGGTAACTTTGAGATATTTGTTCGAGACAAATTAAGATACCTCACATGGTCCAAAACTACAAATGGAATCCGGTACCTCACTTATATCAAAACGACTCAAAGAAAGAACCCGTAACAGTGTTAGCTGAGGAAATAAGTCAACCAAAATTTTATTGGATATGTAAAACTTGTTCCAGCTTTGCTCTACCCCAACATATACAGCTAACAGGGTTCTCAAACTTCTTGCTCTTTGAAATGCCTCAAACTTCTGGAAACCCACATGGTGCTCACGCATAAATGACATATGTCGGTACTTTGCCTAAAGCTTCCTCTGCCGTCTCCGTCTGACTGTCAAACCTCAAAAAATATTCTCCAGCAACAAATGTGGCCAAGTCATTCATGAGATCATGCATCACAAAAAGGGTTCGCCACTAGGTGCGGGTTGAAAAAAGGACCTTGATAGCAATTTCTCAAATATTCAAGGCCCAAGCGTTCTGGTGATTTGTTTGCAGTTGACTCGTTCAGATACCCTTCAGCTATCCATAGTAATATCAACTCCTCCTTGTCAAACACAAAGTCCTTTGGGAACAAAGAGCAGTATGCAAACAAGCGCTTCAAATCAGCAGGAAGATCATGGTAGCTTAGCCTTAGGGCTGGAACAATTGCATCAGCATTTTCTAAATCCCATATCTTACTTTTCAACACGTCATCCCATTCTTCTCCCTCGGTTTTTGTTCTGAGTAACCTTCCAATTGCCTTTAAAGCTAAAGGCAAACCACCACACTTTTTCACGAAACCTTTAGCTTGTGGTTTAAGTGTTTCATGCGAATCTAAGTTATCTACATCTAATGCATGTAGAGCTAACAAAGACAAAGCATCTTCATTCGACAAACTCTCGAGATTGTCTACATGATTAAAACCTATCTTTTTAAGCAGATCCTGCTGGCGAGTTGTCATGATTACCCTACTTCCAGCAGCCCCAGAATGAAATGGACGCACTAGTATTTCCCAATCATCATAGTTTTGATTCCACACATCATCAAGTACTAGTAGAAATCGTTTGTCCTTAAATTGCTCTCTAAGAGCAATTTGAAGCTGATTTACATCTTTAAACTGTTTGTTTTCTATAGCCACACATTCAAAGATGGTTTCACTTATTTTGAATACATCAAACTCATCGGAAACACAAACCCAAGCCATGAGTTCAAAGTGATCCGTCACCCGCGTATCGTTATACAATATTCTAGCCAAAGTGGTCTTTCCCACTCCACCCAAACCAACTATGGGTAAGATACTAAAGTTTTCCTTAGATGATTCACCTACTAACAGCTGGTTGAGCAATCTCTTTTTCTCACCTTCTCGCCCAACAACATCAGATTCTAGCAAAGAGGTTTCGTTTCTTCTATTAGTATTAATTTTTGGCTTTTCACCTTTCACAATCAAACCAGGATTTTGTTTTTCTAGATGTTGTAACCGGGTGGTAATACTGTCTAACTTGGGACTCAGCCTATGGCTTAGTGAGAACTTTGTGCAGCAAGTTGGGATGAACTTTCTTACCATGCTGGTGCTTGCTTCTGATTCCAGGGTCAGCTCACGATGCATAGCTTCAGTAGCCACATCATCGAGCATGTCATCGATATCGTAAGCCAGATGTTGGAGACGGTTGAGCCATAGTCTGACAGACTCATCAGTTATTTCCTTGTTTGAAGCATCATTAAGCAGAGCTTGGATCTGGGACAGCGTGATCCCCAATTCCTTGAGCTCCGAGTGAATATTCTGAGAGCGGGCATATTTCTTGAAGGCTTCATCGGCTAGCTTGTCAAAAATGACTTTGACGAgggcagcagcagcagcttcagccaTTGTTAACAGTGAAAACGTAAACTGGAAATTAGAATGAGAGTAGTTTTTGGTTTGTACGGTATGAATGTATGTAGGTAAATAAGATAACATGAATCGAGATAATTTGGAGTGGTTTATTTTAGACAAGATAGGAATGGAGACAAGAAAGAAGTCTTTTTAACGAATTATTTTATAATTCCTATTCATAATGGAGAATTTATTATTATCAAATGACCGTGTATCATTTTATATTATGGTGCCAGCACTAATTTTTAATAATTGTGTTTCTCTCAGAAAACAGTTTACTATTTTTCAAAATTGagttcttttatttaatttaaaaatttTGGTTACTTTCATTTGTCAATATCCTGTACTTGCATATGCTTATATATTGTACTCAATAATGGTTAACTTCAAGTATCTCAACCTTTGATGTCTCAGTAATCATCATAAACCCCCTAAACATCACTCTTAATTTTACAATAATCGCAGTAACCTTTAATGAGCAAATATAAGATTTTGCAATTGAGTTTGCTAAA from Helianthus annuus cultivar XRQ/B unplaced genomic scaffold, HanXRQr2.0-SUNRISE HanXRQChr00c023, whole genome shotgun sequence includes the following:
- the LOC118489712 gene encoding putative disease resistance RPP13-like protein 1, which encodes MAEAAAAALVKVIFDKLADEAFKKYARSQNIHSELKELGITLSQIQALLNDASNKEITDESVRLWLNRLQHLAYDIDDMLDDVATEAMHRELTLESEASTSMVRKFIPTCCTKFSLSHRLSPKLDSITTRLQHLEKQNPGLIVKGEKPKINTNRRNETSLLESDVVGREGEKKRLLNQLLVGESSKENFSILPIVGLGGVGKTTLARILYNDTRVTDHFELMAWVCVSDEFDVFKISETIFECVAIENKQFKDVNQLQIALREQFKDKRFLLVLDDVWNQNYDDWEILVRPFHSGAAGSRVIMTTRQQDLLKKIGFNHVDNLESLSNEDALSLLALHALDVDNLDSHETLKPQAKGFVKKCGGLPLALKAIGRLLRTKTEGEEWDDVLKSKIWDLENADAIVPALRLSYHDLPADLKRLFAYCSLFPKDFVFDKEELILLWIAEGYLNESTANKSPERLGLEYLRNCYQGPFFNPHLVANPFCDA